The Zingiber officinale cultivar Zhangliang chromosome 9A, Zo_v1.1, whole genome shotgun sequence genome window below encodes:
- the LOC122019405 gene encoding triose phosphate/phosphate translocator, chloroplastic-like, protein MARVLRFLPLVQWFRCLPLHRSRQEGWPRQVSPVAEAADPFAVLSPAWPTGSVADERNLIWGCQIFTVLLYLDRATPPERIASSAEAAGGKQKASRLRHVADWQWRPPLRPLPPKGAIPSSDLLLGSRIELRCQVPRFSHRILLLHVVLCFSDPLARWPVVLFGELERWPSQAQLAVCHALGRVTSYVSFDTVAVSFTHTIKALEPFFNAAASQFILGQQIPFDALVITSSSCDW, encoded by the exons ATGGCTAGAGTGCTTCGCTTTTTGCCACTTGTTCAGTGGTTCCGTTGTCTGCCTCTCCATCGATCTCGACAAGAAGGATGGCCGCGGCAGGTGTCTCCAGTAGCGGAAGCGGCGGATCCCTTTGCGGTCCTCTCCCCCGCCTGGCCCACCGGATCAGTGGCTGACGAACGGAACCTCATCTGGGGCTGCCAGATCTTCACTGTGCTTCTCTACCTCGACCGCGCCACTCCGCCGGAGAGAATCGCTTCCTCCGCCGAAGCCGCCGGGGGCAAGCAGAAGGCGTCTCGGCTCCGCCACGTGGCGGACTGGCAGTGGCGGCCTCCGCTTCGTCCTCTCCCGCCGAAGGGAGCGATTCCTTCGAGtgacctccttctc GGAAGCAGAATTGAGCTTCGCTGCCAAGTACCCCGCTTTAGTCACCggattcttcttcttcatgtGGTA CTTTGTTTCAGTGATCCACTTGCTCGTTGGCCTGTTGTACTGTTTGGTGAGCTGGAGCGTTGGCCTTCCCAAGCGCAAC TTGCAGTCTGCCATGCTCTTGGCCGTGTCACTAGCTATGTGTCATTTGATACCGTTGCAGTCTCATTTACTCACACAATCAAAG CTTTGGAACCCTTCTTTAATGCAGCAGCTTCCCAGTTCATACTTGGACAACAAATACCATTTGACGCTCTGGTTATTACTAGCTCCAGTTGTGATTGGTAA